The nucleotide window CGGCGGACTCGTTCGGACTGCGTCACGAATTCCCATGCTAACGTCTGACGCGGGAGACGTGAAAAATCTACCCCAGGGGCCGTCGGGGAATCGGCCCGCTCTCCGGCCGAGCGTCGGCCGTCGACGCCGTGCCGGTCCACTCTACGTCGGGCTGGAGACTCACTCCTCCGAGAGCGACCAACCGGCGTCAGCGGCCGCGTCGGCCAGCGGGACGAACTCCCAGCCGGCGGCCTCTGCCCAGGCCCGTTCGCCCGCCGACTCGACGCCGACGAGCACCATCCGCTCCGCGTAGAACATCGAGTGCTCGTCAATCTCCGCGAGCCGCTCCCCGGGGCCGGTCCCGGTGCCGTTGAAGAAGTCGAGGTCGAGCCGGTTGTCCCGCTGGTACTTGTTGATGCGGTGGGCGTCTACGTCGCCGACGATGCCGACCCAGTCGGTCCACGTCTCGGCGTCCGCGAGGGCGGCGTGGAGGTTCTCCAGCCGTCGGATGGCCTCGTACGAGATGGCCATCGTCATCTCGTCTGCCCCGCCGCCGTGGGGACCCGAGGCCTCGGGCTGCTGCTGTGTCTCCTCCTCGCGTTCGTCCGCCGGGACGCCCCCCGCGCCGCCCGACTCCATCGGGATACCGACCGGCTTGTCGTCGTTCGCGTACGGCACTCTCGGTGTCGCGGTGTCGGTGGAGGGGCCGGTGTCGACCGAACCCGCGTCCGCACCTCCGTCAGCGTTCCGGTCGGTACCGTCGGCCGGGTCCGAGGACTGCTCGGCCGAGGTCGCCCAGTCGTCGGTGGACGAGGACGCCGACGCCGACTCGACCCAGTCGTCGTCGCCGTCGTTCCGCCAGAACCAGTCGCCCCGGTTCGGCGTCTCCTCCTCGTTCTCGGTTGGCGCGTCCAGTTCGTCGAGGTCGATTCGGTCGGTCATGGTCGTTCGGGCATCAGTCGTGGTCGGTGTGGCGAGTGGTCAGTCATCGGTGTCCACGCGTGTGCGGTCGGCGGTCGCGGGGAGCGCGTCGGTCGGCAGGTCGAGTCGACCGCAGGTCTCCCGCGTCGGGAGGCCGTCGGCGTCCCAGCCGCGGGCGTCGTAGTAGGCGTCGAGCAGGCGCCCGAACGCCGCAGGGTCGACAGCGCGACCGGCGGCCGGGGTGTCACCCTCGGGGAGCGACTCGTCGAACCACTCCGGGAGCGCGTCGTCCGCTCGGTCGAACCCCTCGCGGGCGTTGAACAGGCGGACGAGCGTCCAGACCCGCTCCCCGACCGTCGAGAGGTCGTCGTGCGGGACGCCCAGCGCGTCGAGCCACTCGGCGCCGCGGTCGGCCCACAGCGTC belongs to Halorarum halophilum and includes:
- a CDS encoding DUF7124 domain-containing protein, producing the protein MTDRIDLDELDAPTENEEETPNRGDWFWRNDGDDDWVESASASSSTDDWATSAEQSSDPADGTDRNADGGADAGSVDTGPSTDTATPRVPYANDDKPVGIPMESGGAGGVPADEREEETQQQPEASGPHGGGADEMTMAISYEAIRRLENLHAALADAETWTDWVGIVGDVDAHRINKYQRDNRLDLDFFNGTGTGPGERLAEIDEHSMFYAERMVLVGVESAGERAWAEAAGWEFVPLADAAADAGWSLSEE